In Gammaproteobacteria bacterium, the following proteins share a genomic window:
- the folB gene encoding dihydroneopterin aldolase, giving the protein MSRATSADTVFIRELRVQTVVGIFDWERCIRQTVILDVDMSADIRRAARSDRIEDTLDYKAVAKRVTQFVSSAQFQLVETLAEQVADLILREFHVAHVKVTLHKPGAVSGSRSVGVSIERDAPSA; this is encoded by the coding sequence GTGAGCCGTGCGACTTCCGCGGATACCGTGTTCATACGCGAGCTGCGCGTACAAACCGTAGTCGGCATATTCGACTGGGAGCGGTGCATCCGGCAAACGGTGATTCTGGATGTGGACATGAGCGCGGATATCCGCCGTGCCGCGCGCAGCGATCGCATCGAGGACACGCTCGATTACAAGGCGGTGGCCAAGCGCGTCACGCAATTCGTGAGCAGCGCGCAATTTCAGCTGGTAGAAACGCTCGCGGAACAGGTTGCCGATCTCATCCTGCGGGAATTCCACGTGGCGCATGTGAAAGTGACGCTGCACAAGCCGGGCGCGGTGAGCGGCAGCAGGAGCGTCGGCGTGAGCATCGAAAGGGACGCGCCTTCCGCATGA
- a CDS encoding biotin--protein ligase translates to MHGEYKMPGGKLVVADLEVRGGRLCHVQVSGDFFLEPDSALDWIDAALNGQPAESGEAELAAHLKAALDGRAAMYGISEEAIARAVQRALGHAR, encoded by the coding sequence ATGCACGGCGAATACAAGATGCCGGGCGGCAAGCTGGTGGTGGCGGACCTCGAGGTGCGCGGCGGGCGTCTGTGTCACGTGCAGGTAAGTGGGGATTTCTTTCTGGAGCCCGACAGCGCGCTCGACTGGATTGACGCAGCCCTCAACGGTCAGCCGGCCGAAAGTGGCGAGGCGGAACTGGCCGCGCATCTGAAGGCCGCGCTCGACGGGCGCGCGGCGATGTACGGCATTTCGGAAGAGGCGATTGCACGCGCAGTGCAGCGTGCACTGGGACACGCACGGTGA
- a CDS encoding aminopeptidase codes for MRPATRIVPLLLTPVLGGCALPGYYGQAVNGELSLLSARVPIQSLLASPETPAALKTRLQLAAEIRRYASAQLGLPRNGSYTSYVALDRPYVSWNLFATKPYSLFIAAADPVFSHRRLCAVSRLLQAGGGAGVRRQTARPG; via the coding sequence ATGCGGCCGGCCACGCGCATTGTTCCCCTGCTGCTGACACCGGTCCTCGGGGGCTGTGCGTTGCCCGGCTATTACGGTCAGGCGGTGAACGGCGAACTCAGCCTGCTGTCCGCGCGCGTACCCATCCAAAGCCTGCTCGCGAGTCCCGAAACTCCGGCCGCGCTCAAGACCCGACTGCAACTGGCCGCGGAAATCCGCCGCTACGCCAGCGCGCAACTGGGATTGCCGCGCAACGGCAGTTACACGAGCTACGTGGCGCTCGACCGGCCCTACGTGAGCTGGAACCTGTTTGCCACCAAACCATATTCATTATTCATTGCAGCCGCTGACCCGGTGTTTTCCCATCGCCGACTGTGTGCCGTATCGCGGCTACTTCAGGCAGGCGGTGGCGCAGGCGTTCGCCGCCAAACTGCGCGCCCAGGGTGA
- a CDS encoding GatB/YqeY domain-containing protein — protein sequence MPLKDRITADMKDALRAGDKPRLGVIRLMLAAIKQREVDERIQLDDTQVLAVLDKMLKQRRESIVQYEQGQRADLVAQEQAEVAVIHSYLPAQLAEAELDKLIAEAVQQSAAASMRDMGKVMALLKPQVQGRADMGAVSARIKVKLGG from the coding sequence ATGCCACTCAAAGACCGCATCACCGCCGACATGAAAGATGCGCTGCGCGCCGGCGACAAGCCGCGCCTGGGAGTCATCCGCCTGATGCTGGCCGCCATCAAACAACGCGAAGTGGACGAGCGCATTCAGCTCGACGACACCCAGGTGCTTGCGGTGCTCGACAAGATGCTCAAGCAGCGGCGCGAATCCATCGTGCAATATGAGCAAGGCCAGCGCGCGGATCTCGTCGCCCAGGAACAGGCGGAGGTCGCCGTCATCCACTCTTATCTGCCCGCGCAGCTGGCCGAAGCGGAGCTCGACAAGCTGATTGCCGAGGCGGTGCAGCAAAGCGCTGCCGCTTCGATGCGCGACATGGGCAAGGTCATGGCCCTGCTCAAGCCACAGGTGCAGGGCCGCGCCGACATGGGTGCAGTGAGCGCGCGCATCAAGGTAAAGCTCGGCGGCTGA
- a CDS encoding SAM-dependent methyltransferase, producing the protein MRRSQLRVELPPPAPDALAHSARLRERMRAEIQAHGGAISFERYMDLALFAPGLGYYSAGARKFGAAGDFVTAPELSPLFGRCLAVQCAELLKLLGGGDVLELGAGSGAMAADLLAELETLGTLPERYWILEVSAELRERQRLTLTERAPALLQRVHWLERLPAAFSGVILGNEVLDALPVSRFRRAVRGFEEYCVADRDGELVWQLRPASADLQSALAALEADLSQPLAAGYSSEICLRLPLLIASLADALTRGALLFTDYGYTRAGYYHPERHMGTLMCHYCQRVHDDPFLYPGLQDITAHVDFTAMTHAATQAGLTLAGYTTQAHFLLALGIAERGVDLYTAREVKLLTLPEEMGERFKAIGFVKGMDSALRGFSLRDLSHSL; encoded by the coding sequence ATGCGCCGCAGCCAGCTTCGAGTCGAATTGCCGCCGCCTGCGCCGGACGCGCTGGCCCACAGCGCGCGTCTCCGGGAGCGCATGCGTGCGGAAATTCAGGCGCATGGCGGCGCCATCAGCTTCGAACGTTACATGGATCTCGCGCTCTTCGCGCCGGGACTTGGTTATTACAGCGCCGGCGCGCGCAAGTTCGGTGCGGCTGGCGACTTCGTCACCGCGCCGGAGCTCTCGCCCTTGTTTGGCCGCTGTCTTGCGGTGCAATGTGCGGAGTTGCTGAAACTCCTGGGTGGCGGCGACGTTCTGGAGCTCGGCGCAGGCTCCGGCGCAATGGCAGCGGATCTGTTGGCAGAGCTGGAAACCCTCGGCACTCTGCCGGAGCGTTACTGGATTCTGGAAGTCAGCGCAGAACTGCGCGAACGCCAGCGCCTGACCCTCACAGAACGCGCGCCCGCATTGTTGCAGCGCGTGCATTGGCTGGAGCGTCTGCCGGCGGCATTTTCCGGAGTAATCCTCGGCAACGAAGTGCTGGACGCCTTGCCCGTCAGCCGTTTCCGGCGCGCGGTGCGAGGGTTCGAAGAATATTGCGTCGCGGACCGGGACGGCGAACTCGTGTGGCAACTCCGGCCCGCGAGCGCAGATTTGCAGAGCGCGCTCGCGGCATTGGAGGCCGACCTGTCGCAGCCCCTGGCCGCAGGCTACAGTTCCGAAATCTGCCTGCGCCTGCCCTTGCTCATCGCCAGCCTCGCCGACGCTCTGACGCGCGGCGCGCTGCTGTTCACGGATTACGGGTATACGCGCGCCGGCTACTACCATCCTGAGCGCCACATGGGCACGCTCATGTGTCATTACTGCCAGCGCGTGCACGACGATCCGTTCCTCTACCCCGGCCTGCAGGACATCACCGCGCATGTGGATTTCACCGCGATGACGCACGCCGCGACGCAGGCCGGACTCACGCTTGCCGGATACACCACGCAGGCCCATTTTCTGCTGGCGCTCGGCATCGCGGAACGCGGCGTGGATCTGTACACCGCGCGTGAAGTGAAACTGCTGACGTTGCCGGAAGAAATGGGCGAGCGTTTCAAGGCCATCGGTTTCGTGAAAGGCATGGACTCGGCACTGCGGGGATTCAGCCTGCGCGACTTGAGCCACAGCCTGTAA
- the folK gene encoding 2-amino-4-hydroxy-6-hydroxymethyldihydropteridine diphosphokinase has protein sequence MTTVFVGVGSNVESEQHVRAAVRLLRQRFGALQVSPVYRNPAVGFKGDDFLNLAVAFETGADVVQVHAALDAIEVQCGRTRGGPRFAPRMLDLDLLLYGALVAGSPLRLPRPEILKYAYVLKPLADLASGQRHPGTGRSFAEHWREFAGKDQPLVAVTLEGL, from the coding sequence ATGACCACGGTGTTCGTCGGCGTCGGCAGCAATGTCGAGTCCGAGCAGCACGTGCGCGCAGCCGTGCGGCTGTTGCGCCAGCGCTTTGGCGCACTGCAAGTATCACCCGTGTACCGCAACCCGGCGGTGGGCTTCAAAGGCGATGATTTCCTGAATCTGGCGGTGGCGTTCGAAACCGGCGCGGACGTGGTGCAGGTGCACGCGGCGCTTGACGCCATCGAAGTGCAATGCGGGCGAACGCGCGGCGGTCCGCGCTTCGCGCCGCGCATGCTGGATCTGGACCTGCTGCTGTACGGGGCGCTGGTGGCCGGATCGCCGCTGCGGTTGCCGCGCCCCGAAATCCTCAAGTATGCCTATGTGCTCAAGCCGCTGGCCGACCTCGCGTCCGGGCAGCGTCATCCCGGGACCGGCCGCAGTTTTGCCGAGCATTGGCGTGAATTTGCCGGCAAGGATCAGCCGCTTGTGGCGGTGACGCTTGAAGGTCTATAA
- the tsaD gene encoding tRNA (adenosine(37)-N6)-threonylcarbamoyltransferase complex transferase subunit TsaD has translation MRVLGIETSCDETGVAVYDDRRGLLAHALYSQVRLHREYGGVVPELASRDHVCKLLPMIQRALEQAGSSPQQIDGIAYTAGPGLVGALLVGACLARGLAFAWRVPAVGIHHMEGHLLAPMLENPAPAFPFVALLVSGGHTLLVEVRDVGRYTTLGESLDDAAGEAFDKVAKLLQLPYPGGPALAKLAESGVAGRFEFPRPMTDRPGLDFSFSGLKTAVLTALKRAPQDAQTKADVARGFEEAVVDTLVIKCERALQQTGEQRLVVAGGVGANRRLRARLKQRVAALGGEVFYPRLEFCTDNGAMIAYAGYLRLRNLKATDVPAAVRTRWPLDTLVAP, from the coding sequence ATGCGCGTGCTCGGCATTGAGACTTCCTGCGACGAGACCGGGGTTGCCGTCTACGACGACCGCCGCGGGCTGCTGGCGCATGCACTTTACAGCCAGGTCCGGCTGCACCGAGAGTACGGCGGCGTGGTGCCGGAACTCGCCTCCCGGGATCATGTATGCAAGCTCCTGCCCATGATTCAGCGCGCCTTGGAGCAAGCCGGCTCAAGCCCGCAGCAGATTGACGGTATCGCCTACACCGCCGGGCCCGGATTGGTGGGCGCGCTGCTGGTCGGCGCCTGTCTGGCACGCGGCTTGGCGTTCGCCTGGCGCGTGCCGGCCGTCGGCATCCATCACATGGAAGGCCATCTGCTGGCGCCCATGCTGGAAAACCCGGCGCCTGCGTTCCCCTTCGTGGCCTTGCTGGTTTCGGGTGGACACACCCTGCTGGTTGAAGTCCGCGACGTCGGCCGCTACACCACGCTCGGCGAATCGCTGGACGATGCGGCCGGCGAGGCTTTCGACAAGGTCGCCAAGCTCCTGCAGTTGCCGTATCCGGGCGGGCCGGCGCTCGCCAAACTGGCCGAGAGCGGCGTTGCGGGACGTTTCGAGTTCCCGCGGCCCATGACTGACCGGCCAGGGCTGGATTTCAGTTTCAGCGGCTTGAAAACCGCGGTGCTCACCGCACTCAAGCGCGCGCCGCAGGACGCGCAAACCAAAGCCGATGTGGCGCGCGGATTCGAGGAGGCGGTGGTGGATACGCTCGTGATCAAATGCGAGCGCGCGCTGCAGCAGACCGGCGAGCAGCGCTTGGTGGTGGCTGGCGGCGTGGGCGCGAACCGCAGATTGCGCGCACGGCTCAAGCAGCGCGTGGCCGCGCTCGGCGGCGAGGTGTTCTATCCGCGGCTGGAATTCTGCACCGACAACGGCGCCATGATTGCGTATGCGGGTTACCTGCGCTTGCGCAATCTGAAAGCCACGGACGTACCCGCGGCCGTGCGCACGCGCTGGCCGCTGGATACCCTGGTGGCGCCGTGA
- a CDS encoding thiopurine S-methyltransferase, giving the protein MTEAQDTDWLQRWREGRTGWHQSEPTPLLIRHWSALGLPAGSRVLVPLAGKSLDMLWLAKQGFTVLGMELAPLAVKQFFAENHIAVQSQREVDGVHYAAGDIEVIQGDIFKVAARVFESCTAVYDRAAIIALPPELRPRYAHEVYGKLPPDCRGLMITFEYPQAEMPGPPFSVGEAELHRLLDTGWKLELLERRDILASQPRFAQAGLSALATAVYRLQRGAR; this is encoded by the coding sequence GTGACAGAGGCGCAAGACACGGACTGGTTGCAGCGGTGGCGGGAAGGCCGCACCGGCTGGCACCAAAGCGAACCCACGCCGTTGCTGATTCGGCATTGGTCCGCGCTCGGCCTGCCTGCGGGCAGCCGCGTGCTGGTGCCGCTGGCCGGGAAATCGCTCGACATGCTGTGGTTGGCGAAGCAGGGATTTACAGTGTTGGGCATGGAACTCGCGCCGCTCGCGGTCAAGCAGTTCTTCGCCGAAAACCATATTGCGGTGCAGTCGCAGCGCGAGGTGGACGGCGTGCACTACGCGGCCGGCGACATCGAAGTGATCCAGGGCGACATCTTCAAGGTGGCGGCACGCGTGTTCGAGTCCTGCACCGCGGTGTACGACCGCGCCGCAATCATCGCCCTGCCCCCGGAGCTGCGCCCACGCTACGCGCACGAGGTTTACGGGAAGCTGCCTCCCGATTGCCGCGGGCTAATGATCACCTTCGAATATCCGCAAGCTGAAATGCCCGGACCGCCGTTTTCGGTGGGCGAAGCGGAACTCCACCGGCTGCTCGATACCGGGTGGAAACTCGAGCTGCTCGAGCGGCGCGATATTCTGGCATCGCAGCCCAGATTCGCGCAGGCGGGGTTGAGCGCGCTCGCGACCGCCGTCTACCGCCTGCAGCGTGGAGCGCGGTGA
- a CDS encoding biotin/lipoate A/B protein ligase family protein: MSRSRWEDYGWRLIHASAQAPALHMALDETLTAAVGSGQRAPTLRIWEWAASAVIIGRYQSLRNEVDPEGARRHDITVMRRISGGGAMFVEPGNTITYSLYAPASLVEGLSFREAYAFLDAWVIEALRTLGIEARYQPLNDITSPAGKIAGAAQARRNGAVLHHVTMAYDIDATKMLQVLRIGREKLSDKGIASAVKRVDPLRSQTGLARSAVIERMIATFRRLHGLTEDRLTENELAQARALAAEKFETPAWTAIVP, translated from the coding sequence GTGAGCCGCAGCCGCTGGGAGGACTACGGCTGGCGTCTGATCCACGCGTCCGCGCAAGCGCCCGCGTTGCACATGGCGCTCGACGAAACCCTGACCGCAGCGGTCGGCAGCGGGCAGCGCGCGCCCACGCTGCGCATCTGGGAGTGGGCAGCCTCGGCCGTGATCATCGGCCGCTACCAGTCGCTGCGCAACGAAGTGGACCCCGAAGGCGCGCGCCGGCACGACATCACGGTGATGCGCCGCATCAGCGGCGGCGGCGCGATGTTCGTGGAACCCGGCAACACCATCACCTATTCGCTGTACGCACCGGCGTCGCTGGTCGAGGGCCTGTCGTTCCGCGAAGCGTATGCGTTTCTGGATGCCTGGGTCATCGAAGCGTTGCGCACGCTCGGAATCGAAGCGCGTTACCAGCCGCTCAACGACATCACCTCGCCGGCCGGCAAAATCGCGGGCGCCGCCCAGGCGCGGCGCAACGGCGCGGTGCTGCACCACGTGACCATGGCCTACGACATTGATGCCACGAAAATGCTGCAGGTGCTGCGCATCGGCCGCGAGAAACTCTCCGACAAGGGCATCGCGAGCGCCGTCAAACGCGTGGATCCGCTGCGCAGTCAGACGGGTCTGGCGCGCAGTGCGGTGATCGAGCGCATGATTGCGACGTTTCGGCGGCTGCACGGTTTGACGGAGGATCGCCTGACGGAGAACGAACTCGCGCAGGCGCGCGCATTGGCGGCGGAAAAATTCGAAACTCCGGCATGGACCGCCATCGTGCCCTGA
- a CDS encoding aminopeptidase, which yields MPYRGYFRQAVAQAFAAKLRAQGDDVYVGGVPAFSTLGWFDDPLVSSMLGWGDTALVNFIFHELAHQELYLQGDADFNESFAVTVADVGVRRWLAATGRASQLPAYEAGQRHWHMIVRLVDSARGRLGELYASGLPKADMAARKQQIFAQLRASYAVLRPQLGTDTGYDRFFNGPLNNASLLTVTTYTRWVPAFRALLAQSSGDLPAFYLAVKRLMRLPPGQRDAELQKLMVKSAAASGG from the coding sequence GTGCCGTATCGCGGCTACTTCAGGCAGGCGGTGGCGCAGGCGTTCGCCGCCAAACTGCGCGCCCAGGGTGATGACGTGTACGTTGGCGGTGTGCCGGCATTCTCCACGCTCGGCTGGTTCGACGATCCGCTGGTCTCGAGCATGCTCGGCTGGGGCGACACTGCGCTCGTGAATTTCATCTTCCACGAACTCGCGCATCAGGAGCTGTATCTGCAGGGCGACGCCGACTTCAACGAATCCTTCGCGGTCACGGTGGCGGACGTGGGCGTGCGTCGCTGGCTCGCGGCCACGGGGCGCGCATCTCAACTGCCGGCCTATGAGGCCGGGCAGCGTCACTGGCACATGATCGTGCGGCTGGTGGACAGCGCGCGCGGCCGCCTGGGCGAGTTGTACGCCTCAGGCTTGCCAAAAGCGGACATGGCGGCGCGCAAACAGCAGATTTTCGCGCAACTGCGCGCGAGCTACGCGGTACTGCGCCCGCAACTGGGAACCGATACGGGCTACGACCGTTTTTTCAACGGCCCGCTCAACAACGCGAGCCTGTTGACCGTGACTACTTACACCCGCTGGGTTCCGGCGTTTCGAGCGCTGCTTGCGCAAAGCAGCGGCGACCTGCCGGCGTTTTACCTTGCGGTGAAACGCTTGATGCGCTTGCCGCCCGGCCAGCGCGACGCCGAGTTGCAGAAGCTCATGGTCAAAAGCGCGGCCGCCTCGGGCGGGTAA
- the rpsU gene encoding 30S ribosomal protein S21, which translates to MPSVRVKDNEHFDAALRRFKRACEKAGVMTELRRREFYEKPTQERKRKQAAAVKRHLKKLSREHSRHIRLY; encoded by the coding sequence ATGCCCAGCGTACGTGTGAAAGACAACGAACATTTCGATGCCGCGCTGCGGCGTTTCAAGCGCGCCTGCGAAAAGGCCGGAGTGATGACCGAGCTGCGCCGCCGCGAGTTCTACGAGAAGCCCACGCAGGAACGCAAGCGCAAGCAGGCGGCCGCCGTGAAGCGCCATCTAAAGAAACTGTCCCGCGAGCACTCCCGTCACATCCGTTTATATTGA
- a CDS encoding complex I NDUFA9 subunit family protein: MPTATICLLGGTGFVGRHLAARLAQRDYNVKILTRSRARHYDLVVLPTVTLVEADVHDAATLTREFAGCTAVVNLVGILNERGHRGRGFRQVHVELPRKIIEACRAASVPRLLHMSALNAARNAPSHYLRTKAEAAELVLAAKDLQVTVFEPSVIFGPGDHFLNRFARFLRLAPGVFPLPCPNAKLAPVSAGDVAEAMLRSLDERACFGRRYALCGPKVYTLRELLRYLRRLTGHRRLIFGLPRPLSWLQAVVMEWLPGKPFSLDNFHSLQVPGVCTDNGFAAFGMHPVAVEAVLPTYLGRFTAQAELDKYRRMRGVVP; this comes from the coding sequence ATGCCAACAGCCACGATTTGTCTGCTGGGCGGCACCGGCTTTGTCGGGCGCCATCTGGCCGCACGCCTCGCGCAGCGGGATTACAACGTGAAAATCCTGACGCGCTCGCGTGCGCGCCACTACGACCTCGTGGTGTTACCCACAGTCACGCTGGTCGAGGCGGACGTGCACGACGCCGCGACGCTCACGCGCGAGTTCGCCGGCTGCACGGCGGTGGTCAATCTGGTCGGCATCCTCAACGAACGCGGCCACCGCGGACGCGGCTTCCGGCAGGTGCACGTGGAACTGCCGCGCAAGATCATCGAAGCCTGTCGCGCGGCGAGCGTGCCACGCCTGCTGCACATGAGCGCACTCAACGCCGCACGCAACGCGCCCAGCCATTATCTGCGCACCAAGGCAGAGGCCGCCGAGCTGGTGCTGGCCGCGAAAGATCTGCAGGTCACCGTGTTCGAGCCGAGCGTGATATTCGGCCCCGGTGATCACTTCCTCAACCGCTTTGCACGCTTCCTGCGCCTCGCGCCCGGCGTTTTCCCGCTGCCTTGTCCCAACGCAAAGCTGGCGCCGGTGTCCGCGGGCGACGTGGCCGAAGCCATGCTGCGCAGCCTGGATGAGCGTGCATGTTTCGGTCGGCGTTATGCCCTGTGCGGACCGAAGGTTTATACGCTGCGCGAATTGCTGCGCTATCTGCGCCGCCTCACCGGCCACCGGCGCTTGATTTTCGGCCTGCCACGGCCGCTTTCGTGGTTGCAAGCCGTGGTTATGGAATGGCTGCCGGGCAAACCGTTTTCACTCGACAACTTTCATTCGCTGCAGGTGCCCGGCGTGTGTACCGATAACGGTTTTGCCGCGTTCGGCATGCACCCGGTGGCCGTGGAGGCGGTGCTGCCCACGTATCTCGGGCGCTTCACCGCCCAGGCGGAACTCGACAAATACCGCCGCATGCGCGGCGTGGTGCCGTGA
- a CDS encoding multifunctional CCA addition/repair protein, which translates to MQIFLVGGAVRDKLLDLPVQERDWVVVGATPDDMLALGYRPVGKDFPVFLHPETHEEYALARTERKTGRGYHGFEFHSAPQVTLQDDLKRRDLTINALAEDAQGKLIDPYGGQRDLAARVLRHVSPAFAEDPVRVLRVARFAARFAPLGFKLAAETLALMHTMAENGEVDALVAERVWQETVKALAADKPSVFFQTLRECGALAKVFPELDRLFGVPQPKEHHPEIDTGVHVMLVLDQAARLSPDPAVRFAALVHDLGKGTTPADKLPHHYGHEERGVELVDALCERLRVPREFRELALLAARFHGKVHRAAELRPETALRLLQDCDAFRRPQRFEQLLLACEADARGRTGLEARPYPQAERLQRARAAAAAVSIPDGVSGAEIGRRLNQARLLAVREALAKKPA; encoded by the coding sequence ATGCAAATCTTTCTCGTCGGCGGCGCGGTGCGCGACAAGCTGCTGGACCTGCCGGTCCAGGAGCGTGACTGGGTGGTAGTGGGCGCTACGCCGGATGACATGCTCGCGCTCGGTTACCGACCGGTGGGCAAGGACTTCCCCGTGTTCCTGCATCCCGAAACGCACGAGGAATACGCGCTCGCGCGCACCGAGCGCAAGACCGGTCGCGGCTATCACGGTTTTGAATTTCACAGCGCACCGCAGGTAACGCTGCAAGACGACCTTAAGCGCCGCGATCTCACCATCAATGCACTCGCCGAAGACGCACAGGGCAAGCTGATTGATCCCTACGGCGGCCAGCGCGATCTCGCTGCACGCGTGTTGCGCCACGTGTCGCCGGCATTTGCCGAGGATCCGGTGCGTGTGCTGCGCGTGGCACGCTTCGCCGCGCGCTTCGCGCCGCTCGGTTTCAAGCTGGCCGCGGAAACTCTCGCGCTCATGCACACGATGGCGGAAAACGGCGAGGTGGACGCGCTGGTGGCCGAGCGCGTGTGGCAGGAAACCGTCAAGGCGCTGGCCGCGGACAAACCTTCGGTGTTCTTTCAGACCTTGCGTGAATGCGGCGCGCTTGCCAAGGTGTTCCCCGAACTCGATCGCTTGTTCGGCGTTCCACAGCCCAAAGAACATCATCCTGAGATCGACACCGGCGTGCACGTGATGCTGGTGCTTGATCAGGCCGCGCGCCTGTCGCCCGATCCGGCGGTGCGCTTCGCGGCGCTGGTTCACGATCTCGGCAAAGGCACGACACCGGCGGACAAACTGCCGCATCATTACGGTCACGAGGAGCGCGGCGTGGAACTGGTGGATGCGCTGTGCGAACGGCTGCGGGTACCGCGTGAATTCCGCGAACTCGCGCTGCTTGCCGCGCGCTTTCACGGCAAAGTGCACCGCGCGGCGGAATTGCGGCCCGAAACGGCACTGCGCTTGCTGCAGGACTGCGATGCCTTCCGCCGGCCGCAGCGCTTCGAGCAGCTGCTGTTGGCCTGCGAGGCCGACGCGCGCGGCCGCACCGGTCTCGAGGCTCGGCCTTATCCGCAGGCGGAACGCCTGCAACGCGCGCGCGCCGCCGCGGCCGCGGTGAGCATTCCCGACGGTGTTTCCGGCGCTGAAATCGGCCGGCGCCTCAACCAGGCGCGGCTGCTGGCGGTGCGCGAGGCGCTTGCCAAGAAGCCCGCGTGA
- a CDS encoding S41 family peptidase, producing the protein MRKLVMGALSCTLVLLVSGCGGSGGVSQAQTAGACSVTGQNQQILAIMQSWYYWNQYLPANVSPAAYGDTTSFLDALLYQPLDRFSYITTQAANQAFYGAGQYVGLGFGEAIVNGNQLQLTDVYSGSAAAGAGFVRGGYILSVNGIAVATLIANNQLNSAFGPADVGVTVTLEYQSPSGATQTVTLTKTVVTQPNVSRVQSFSAGGRNVGYFFFQNFITPSSNELQQAFAQLQADGDNELIIDERYNGGGLLSVAQFLGSLIVGDAGQTFATLNYNSLHTDQDQTLAFQSVSNSLNLSRVVIITTGGTASAAELLINALKPYIDVVTVGSTTFGKPVGENGFDFCTSVLYPMTFNMLNAAGAGNYFGGIAPTCPAVDDLSHALGDSGEASLAEALYYIANGNCGPTAPAAERANARAAAWRPLPERYGWQNLVNAH; encoded by the coding sequence ATGCGCAAGCTGGTGATGGGCGCGCTTTCATGCACGCTGGTGCTGCTGGTGTCAGGCTGCGGCGGTTCGGGCGGTGTTTCCCAGGCCCAGACCGCCGGCGCGTGCTCGGTAACCGGACAAAACCAGCAGATTCTCGCCATCATGCAATCCTGGTACTACTGGAACCAGTACCTGCCGGCGAATGTCAGCCCCGCCGCTTATGGCGATACCACCTCGTTCCTGGATGCGCTGTTGTACCAGCCGCTGGATCGGTTCAGCTATATCACCACGCAGGCGGCCAATCAGGCGTTTTATGGCGCTGGCCAGTATGTGGGCTTGGGCTTCGGCGAGGCGATCGTCAACGGCAATCAGTTGCAGCTGACCGACGTGTATTCTGGCAGCGCGGCGGCCGGCGCCGGGTTCGTGCGCGGCGGCTATATCCTGTCCGTGAACGGCATCGCGGTCGCGACCCTGATTGCCAACAATCAATTGAATTCCGCTTTTGGTCCTGCAGATGTGGGCGTGACGGTGACGCTTGAATATCAGTCGCCCTCCGGCGCAACCCAGACCGTGACACTCACTAAGACCGTCGTCACCCAGCCCAATGTTTCGCGGGTGCAGAGTTTCAGCGCCGGCGGCCGCAACGTGGGTTATTTCTTTTTCCAGAATTTCATCACGCCTTCCAGCAACGAACTGCAGCAGGCATTTGCGCAATTGCAGGCGGACGGCGACAACGAATTGATCATTGACGAGCGCTACAACGGCGGCGGGCTGCTGTCGGTAGCGCAGTTTCTCGGTTCATTGATTGTCGGCGACGCCGGCCAGACCTTCGCCACGCTGAATTACAACAGTCTGCACACCGATCAGGATCAGACGCTGGCCTTCCAGAGCGTGAGCAATTCCCTGAACCTGAGCCGCGTGGTGATCATCACCACCGGCGGCACCGCATCCGCCGCGGAATTGCTGATCAACGCGCTCAAACCCTACATAGACGTGGTGACCGTGGGCAGCACCACGTTCGGCAAACCGGTGGGCGAAAACGGCTTCGATTTTTGCACGAGCGTGCTCTATCCCATGACCTTCAACATGCTGAACGCCGCCGGCGCCGGCAATTATTTCGGCGGCATCGCCCCGACCTGCCCGGCGGTGGACGACCTGAGTCATGCGCTCGGCGACAGCGGCGAAGCCTCGCTGGCGGAAGCCCTGTATTACATCGCCAATGGCAATTGCGGACCGACTGCGCCCGCCGCGGAACGCGCCAATGCACGTGCCGCGGCATGGCGCCCGTTACCCGAGCGCTATGGCTGGCAGAATCTGGTCAATGCGCATTGA